Proteins encoded within one genomic window of bacterium:
- a CDS encoding type II restriction endonuclease, which produces MVITIILLNRRLGMTTILQKRKGKLETLKQNWKENLPELPEINFDRTPEESFKEIKDLELRYWRKILENEKLWEEGIMNVLFKEGKTLSLLYNFFREKEITPYKNLETMLVEKLKKYWIKGGEKND; this is translated from the coding sequence ATGGTAATAACTATTATTTTATTGAACAGAAGGTTAGGGATGACCACGATTCTTCAAAAAAGAAAGGGTAAATTAGAAACTTTGAAGCAAAATTGGAAGGAAAATTTGCCTGAATTGCCAGAGATTAATTTTGATAGAACTCCAGAGGAAAGTTTTAAGGAGATTAAAGATTTAGAATTAAGATACTGGAGAAAAATTTTAGAAAATGAAAAACTGTGGGAAGAAGGGATTATGAATGTACTATTTAAAGAAGGGAAAACACTAAGCCTTTTATACAATTTTTTCAGAGAAAAGGAAATAACTCCTTATAAAAATTTAGAAACAATGCTGGTAGAGAAATTAAAAAAATATTGGATAAAAGGAGGGGAAAAAAATGATTAA
- a CDS encoding restriction endonuclease, with protein MNYEKFCSILNRHIFEGEKKELLKKLAEKPERFIGLFRPTKPGAKILQHLLQSHEIRLGDAVEEIIDEIFNEIGFKSLNKKVINNKTGEE; from the coding sequence ATGAACTATGAAAAATTTTGTTCAATTTTAAATAGGCATATTTTTGAGGGAGAAAAAAAAGAGTTATTGAAAAAATTAGCAGAGAAACCGGAAAGATTTATTGGTTTATTTAGGCCAACAAAACCCGGTGCAAAAATTTTACAACATCTTCTTCAATCTCATGAAATTAGATTAGGGGATGCGGTTGAAGAAATAATAGATGAGATTTTTAATGAAATAGGGTTTAAAAGTTTAAATAAAAAAGTTATTAATAATAAAACTGGAGAAGAATAG
- a CDS encoding DNA methyltransferase, whose product MKKIINGDLFIEQKEEMIIKDSPEKIHYTTTEIKNKVILGDCFNVLRKLREESFDMVFIDPPYFLQLPQKELRRWKVKSIVEGVNDEWDKFSCFEEYDKFIANLLIEVKRVMKSNATIWVIATYHSIFRIGKIMQDLGFWILNDVIWVKTNPMPNWLGVRFTNATETLIWAVKDKNVKRYTFNKEYAKKFGIGTIGANVWVLPICWGKERIKDYNGKKLHSTQKPIELLKRVILTSTKERDLILDPVAGTGTTGYVAKGLNRNFVIIEINQKYV is encoded by the coding sequence ATGAAGAAAATTATAAATGGAGATTTGTTTATTGAGCAAAAGGAAGAGATGATAATAAAAGATAGTCCAGAAAAGATACATTATACGACAACAGAAATTAAAAATAAAGTTATTTTAGGAGATTGCTTTAATGTTTTAAGGAAGTTAAGAGAAGAAAGTTTTGATATGGTTTTTATTGACCCCCCTTATTTTTTACAACTTCCTCAAAAAGAGTTAAGGAGATGGAAAGTTAAAAGTATAGTTGAAGGGGTGAATGATGAATGGGATAAATTTTCTTGTTTTGAAGAATATGATAAATTTATTGCAAATTTACTTATAGAAGTAAAAAGAGTAATGAAGTCCAATGCTACAATATGGGTTATAGCAACTTATCATAGTATTTTTAGGATTGGAAAAATTATGCAAGACTTAGGTTTTTGGATCCTTAACGATGTTATATGGGTGAAAACAAATCCAATGCCTAACTGGTTAGGAGTTAGGTTTACAAATGCAACTGAAACTCTTATTTGGGCAGTAAAAGATAAAAATGTTAAAAGATATACATTTAACAAGGAATATGCTAAAAAATTTGGGATAGGAACGATAGGAGCAAATGTTTGGGTTTTACCAATTTGCTGGGGAAAAGAAAGAATTAAAGACTATAATGGGAAAAAACTTCATTCAACTCAAAAGCCAATAGAACTTCTTAAAAGAGTAATTTTAACAAGCACAAAAGAAAGAGATTTAATATTAGACCCTGTTGCAGGGACAGGAACAACTGGATATGTTGCCAAAGGGTTAAATAGAAATTTTGTTATAATAGAAATTAATCAAAAATATGTATAA